One Gemmatimonadota bacterium DNA window includes the following coding sequences:
- a CDS encoding DUF898 family protein: MHLKSLSRSTVYFFLLWGSISTSIAQEVSLVSQDTTAAGRWSLIAGTAFLHAGEHPYIDREGSMWWGYQDNVFVLRQNQLSKITVGWPVNAIVQDSTGAMWFFGHHSDSLIVSRYDGIIREITKTQVKWNLIMSPPAVVDGKGRFWMRAHPLYERRSSGGYGIFEYTNNRWVHHTTEAGLRDDRIYDLTVDQKGHLWAATYRSASQYRDGQWHNYGRGDGLSNQKVYRIAIDKNGDIWCTHGNRDDISVYDGDKWRVINTDSGMPFGEVRAALCARDGTFWFGVHYDDITDPEQSGLVRFDGQSWLVLTERDGLPGNHVLKISELLDGKLLLQIRKPTSTVFESDTTPLQISDQALAIFEPDTTQCARVSGYVENRDGIAIDSVAVSLTTSKGHVKASTVTNDQGFYEMRVLPGKYRVQVPDAWGGKRDIVVAPGEVVSGVDIRPFWFANLETRNTVFGLVFLFFVVMVLVGLLYIVIRAFAVQPLKVPELSEAHNPLRLRFHGNGSSLFGIFVINVLFTLLTLGVYYFWGKAKIRRYMHSQTELHNSRFSNHTTGGELCIGWIKAIILIVTIVLISEIPSFFWEDMTHEWITMLAFYGLLLFVFLPLAIVGSLRFRLSRTSYQGIRFSFRGNSKTFFKIYYIGLLKTIFTLGLYYPYFETKIRLFLTRSVQFGTGRFKFFGTGRNLFWYFVLNLLLTPFTLGLCWYWYTALKTRYYWSCTTFEGTSFHSTVVGSRLLLLKVENFILLVISLGLAWPWVAVRNNRFLCDYLVLSDPPDFSSIAQDFSDAGATGEGLSDYLDFEFEF, from the coding sequence ATGCATCTAAAATCATTGTCTCGATCGACAGTTTATTTTTTTCTCCTTTGGGGATCCATCTCAACCAGCATTGCTCAGGAAGTATCATTAGTATCTCAGGACACGACGGCTGCTGGTCGCTGGAGCCTTATAGCTGGCACTGCTTTTTTGCACGCCGGTGAACACCCCTACATAGATCGAGAAGGCAGCATGTGGTGGGGATACCAGGACAATGTCTTTGTGCTGAGGCAAAACCAGTTATCAAAGATAACCGTAGGGTGGCCTGTGAACGCGATAGTGCAAGATTCAACGGGGGCCATGTGGTTTTTTGGACATCACAGCGATTCGCTCATTGTCTCGCGCTACGACGGCATTATACGGGAGATAACGAAAACGCAAGTAAAGTGGAATTTGATTATGAGCCCTCCGGCAGTTGTAGATGGCAAAGGGCGATTTTGGATGCGTGCTCACCCCCTATATGAACGCAGATCAAGTGGCGGCTATGGTATCTTTGAGTACACCAATAACCGCTGGGTTCACCACACAACTGAAGCAGGACTCAGGGACGACCGTATTTACGACTTGACCGTAGATCAAAAAGGCCACCTCTGGGCTGCGACTTACAGAAGTGCCAGCCAATACCGAGACGGGCAATGGCACAATTATGGTCGGGGAGACGGTTTAAGCAATCAGAAAGTGTATCGAATTGCCATAGACAAAAATGGCGACATCTGGTGTACGCATGGCAATCGCGATGATATTTCCGTTTATGACGGTGATAAATGGCGCGTGATCAACACGGATTCCGGTATGCCCTTTGGGGAAGTGCGGGCAGCACTTTGTGCGCGAGATGGCACCTTCTGGTTTGGTGTACACTATGATGATATAACAGATCCAGAACAAAGCGGCCTGGTTCGTTTTGACGGTCAATCGTGGCTTGTGTTGACGGAGAGGGACGGACTACCGGGCAATCACGTTCTGAAAATTTCTGAACTACTGGATGGAAAGCTGTTATTACAGATTCGAAAACCAACATCGACGGTATTTGAGTCAGACACAACGCCGTTGCAAATTTCCGATCAAGCGCTTGCGATATTTGAACCCGATACAACGCAATGTGCGCGTGTTTCGGGATATGTTGAAAATCGAGATGGAATCGCTATAGATTCTGTCGCAGTATCTCTCACAACATCCAAAGGACATGTAAAAGCGAGCACTGTAACCAATGATCAGGGTTTTTACGAAATGAGGGTCTTGCCCGGCAAATACAGGGTTCAAGTGCCAGATGCCTGGGGTGGAAAACGCGACATAGTCGTGGCCCCTGGCGAGGTTGTCAGTGGCGTGGATATTCGTCCCTTTTGGTTTGCCAATTTGGAAACGCGCAATACCGTTTTTGGACTTGTGTTTTTGTTTTTTGTAGTCATGGTGCTCGTCGGCTTGCTCTATATCGTCATCCGCGCATTCGCCGTGCAACCGCTCAAAGTGCCCGAACTGAGTGAAGCACACAACCCCCTCCGTCTTCGTTTTCACGGAAATGGAAGCAGTCTATTTGGTATTTTTGTAATCAATGTGTTGTTTACACTTCTCACGCTCGGAGTGTATTATTTTTGGGGCAAGGCAAAAATTCGGCGTTATATGCACAGCCAAACAGAATTGCATAACAGTCGGTTCTCAAACCATACCACCGGCGGCGAACTCTGCATTGGCTGGATTAAAGCCATTATTTTAATCGTCACAATCGTATTAATTTCGGAAATACCCTCGTTTTTCTGGGAAGATATGACGCACGAGTGGATCACTATGCTCGCGTTTTACGGGCTTCTGCTTTTTGTATTTTTGCCTCTGGCCATCGTAGGGTCCTTGCGTTTCAGACTCAGCCGAACTTCTTATCAAGGCATCCGATTCTCCTTCAGGGGCAATAGCAAAACATTTTTCAAAATCTATTATATCGGGCTATTAAAAACAATATTCACCCTGGGGTTGTACTATCCCTATTTTGAAACGAAGATTCGCCTATTCTTGACCAGGAGCGTGCAATTTGGCACAGGGCGTTTTAAATTTTTCGGCACAGGGCGCAACCTATTCTGGTATTTTGTACTAAATTTGTTACTCACGCCTTTTACACTGGGTTTGTGCTGGTATTGGTACACGGCACTCAAGACGCGCTACTACTGGTCTTGCACAACATTCGAAGGCACTTCATTTCATTCGACTGTTGTCGGCAGTCGCCTTCTGTTGCTAAAGGTCGAAAATTTTATTTTACTCGTCATTTCCCTGGGCCTGGCATGGCCCTGGGTTGCGGTTCGCAATAACAGATTTTTGTGCGACTATCTCGTTTTGTCCGACCCACCGGATTTTTCCAGTATTGCCCAGGACTTTTCAGACGCCGGAGCAACGGGCGAAGGCTTGAGCGATTATCTGGATTTTGAATTTGAGTTTTAG
- a CDS encoding M48 family metallopeptidase, which translates to MARDTHRWHAHFYDGQTAQPHTVQIEVLANGLEIIFSDRPSEIWTYGSFRQTEGFHSGELVRFEKNDTFGQALVIDDVQILEVIRERNPISGFHNPRLRRYRVPLVGFSLVSSVFIIWLLYGHILPVFIDGIARIAPVAWEESLGRSVVAYIAPKEDRCQDEIYTEVFDEIDARLTAPTNLPYTFRIYVVKNAQVNAFALPGGYMAITTGFLKRVKSAEQIAGVIAHEMQHVVQRHGTRAVLREMSTRALIAAISGGGEGLDYVLDGAALVGALRFSRDHESSADIEGMKMILDANIDPKGMVEAFEILLEIMGDMPDGLVYASTHPLTKNRIRSLSPYLDSLKVDPIPIVSDSTWARFAQAIRAGQCKRADEQKAPTTQKSE; encoded by the coding sequence ATGGCACGAGATACACACAGGTGGCACGCACACTTTTACGATGGGCAAACTGCACAGCCCCATACCGTGCAGATAGAAGTTTTAGCGAATGGCCTTGAGATAATATTTTCAGACCGTCCATCTGAAATTTGGACTTACGGAAGTTTTCGTCAGACCGAGGGCTTTCACAGCGGAGAATTGGTCCGGTTTGAAAAGAACGATACTTTTGGGCAAGCACTGGTAATAGACGACGTGCAAATCTTGGAGGTCATTCGAGAACGCAACCCCATTTCGGGCTTTCACAATCCCAGGCTTCGCCGTTACCGGGTCCCTCTTGTCGGTTTTTCTCTCGTTTCTAGTGTGTTTATTATCTGGCTGCTCTACGGCCATATTCTGCCCGTATTCATCGACGGCATCGCACGCATTGCGCCCGTTGCCTGGGAAGAATCACTTGGCCGATCCGTTGTCGCGTATATCGCACCCAAAGAAGACCGCTGCCAGGATGAAATTTATACTGAAGTCTTTGATGAAATCGACGCGCGTTTGACCGCCCCGACAAACTTGCCCTATACATTTCGCATTTACGTCGTCAAGAACGCCCAAGTAAATGCCTTCGCGCTTCCCGGCGGCTATATGGCTATTACAACCGGCTTTCTAAAGCGCGTAAAATCCGCCGAGCAAATCGCCGGTGTAATCGCACACGAGATGCAACATGTCGTGCAAAGACACGGCACCCGGGCCGTCTTGCGCGAAATGTCCACGCGCGCACTTATTGCAGCGATTTCCGGTGGTGGCGAAGGTTTGGACTACGTGCTTGACGGAGCCGCCCTGGTGGGTGCCCTGCGTTTTTCAAGAGACCACGAGTCTTCTGCTGATATCGAAGGCATGAAAATGATTCTTGATGCGAATATTGACCCAAAAGGAATGGTCGAAGCATTTGAAATCCTTCTCGAAATAATGGGAGATATGCCAGATGGTCTGGTCTATGCTTCAACCCACCCCTTGACAAAAAATCGCATTCGTTCACTATCGCCCTATTTAGATTCCCTGAAAGTCGATCCCATTCCAATCGTCTCCGACTCAACCTGGGCGCGTTTCGCGCAAGCAATTCGCGCAGGCCAGTGTAAGCGAGCGGATGAACAGAAGGCGCCCACAACGCAGAAAAGCGAGTGA
- a CDS encoding sulfatase — MSNSRPNVLWLFLEDVNPWMSCYGDQTIQTPNIDALAASGIKFDRAYQTSGVCSPSRSATITGMYQTTIGAHNHNSSYPLLPEGIKTIPEYFRDAGYYTFNEGKTHYNFVFELDVLFNHHGSMDFKGAENGSDWSGCPPGQPFFGQIQLRGGKSIGLLKGPGIDPASVPVPSFYPDHEIIRREIALHYDCILHTDRQVGWILERLQEDGLRENTIIFLFSDHGMRLPRHKQFIYEGGHKIPLIISWQGNTDIVTPGSVRSDLVSGIDIGPTSLALAGLGVPDYMEGQNLFGEHFVERDYVIAAKDRCDFTIDRMRTVRTQRYRYVRNFMTDRPFMQAQYRDGSDYMELIRSMHANDELTPEQAFFWAKERIAEEFYDCDADPEEVNNLVDDPDHAEALQYHRDILKQWIAQTDDQGQYPEPAIGLRWVLKQWGDKCVNPEYDTIKKETQ; from the coding sequence ATGTCGAACTCCCGTCCGAATGTCCTCTGGCTTTTTCTCGAAGATGTGAACCCGTGGATGAGTTGTTATGGCGACCAGACCATACAAACGCCGAATATAGACGCGCTCGCCGCTTCGGGCATAAAATTTGATCGGGCGTATCAAACCTCTGGCGTATGCTCGCCTTCTCGCTCGGCAACAATTACCGGGATGTATCAAACCACCATAGGCGCGCACAACCACAACAGCTCATACCCCCTTTTACCCGAAGGGATAAAGACAATACCCGAGTATTTTCGAGACGCCGGATATTACACATTTAACGAAGGCAAAACGCATTATAACTTTGTCTTTGAATTAGATGTTTTATTTAACCACCATGGGAGCATGGATTTCAAAGGGGCAGAAAACGGAAGCGATTGGTCCGGATGTCCCCCTGGTCAACCGTTCTTCGGACAAATTCAGCTTCGAGGTGGCAAAAGCATTGGATTGCTCAAAGGACCGGGCATCGATCCCGCCTCAGTACCTGTGCCATCATTTTATCCCGATCACGAAATCATCCGCAGAGAAATTGCCCTACACTACGATTGTATCCTGCACACAGACCGACAGGTGGGATGGATTCTGGAACGACTACAAGAAGATGGATTGCGCGAAAATACGATCATATTTTTATTTAGCGATCACGGGATGCGGTTGCCGCGGCACAAGCAATTTATTTACGAAGGTGGTCACAAAATCCCATTGATAATTTCATGGCAGGGCAATACAGATATCGTAACCCCCGGAAGCGTGCGCTCCGACCTCGTCAGCGGCATTGATATCGGTCCCACCTCCCTCGCGCTCGCTGGCCTCGGTGTGCCCGATTACATGGAAGGTCAAAATCTGTTTGGCGAACACTTTGTCGAGCGCGACTACGTGATTGCGGCAAAAGACCGCTGCGATTTTACAATAGATCGCATGCGCACGGTGCGCACCCAGCGGTATCGCTATGTGCGGAACTTTATGACAGATCGCCCTTTTATGCAGGCGCAGTACCGCGATGGATCGGATTATATGGAACTGATACGTTCCATGCACGCCAACGACGAACTCACGCCCGAGCAGGCATTCTTCTGGGCAAAAGAACGCATCGCAGAAGAATTTTACGATTGTGACGCCGATCCCGAAGAGGTGAACAATCTCGTAGATGATCCAGACCACGCCGAAGCCTTGCAATACCACCGCGATATTCTGAAACAGTGGATTGCCCAGACCGATGACCAGGGCCAATATCCCGAACCCGCAATCGGCTTGCGATGGGTGCTGAAACAGTGGGGAGATAAGTGTGTAAATCCAGAATATGATACAATAAAAAAGGAGACACAATGA